A part of Aspergillus flavus chromosome 1, complete sequence genomic DNA contains:
- a CDS encoding beta-lactamase-like protein — translation MNTLTVIITLASLWLSRALGQLTPLNQFFKPPRFPNEQTENVTRYLNEAAAQAVDGSIHQYFQDQCITQQLYPPLFTWPSGYVQPFSPFEGLFFVGHSGVSAWAYNTTEGIVLIDTLDNEDEIKAILLPGLQSFGLNGSEIKHVIITHEHADHYGGAKYLQDTFKPAVYASELAWKSMAAMGKNATPPVPTKDRILADGDNLSVGGVDFHIVLTPGHTPGCLSLIFPVSDQGRQHMAGLSGGTGTPADAASREQKIRSQYKFADICQGRGVDVLLSNHQVADHALFHADILAHRTQRTPNPFIIGVDNFDKYMKINAICSKVIAAREGQDLQV, via the coding sequence ATGAACACCCTCACTGTCATCATTACCCTTGCGAGTCTGTGGCTATCTCGAGCCCTGGGCCAACTTACACCTTTGAATCAATTCTTCAAGCCCCCCAGGTTCCCCAACGAGCAGACTGAGAATGTCACCCGGTACCTGAATGAAGCGGCAGCGCAGGCCGTGGACGGCTCCATCCACCAATACTTCCAAGACCAATGCATTACCCAGCAACTCTATCCACCTCTTTTCACATGGCCTTCTGGGTATGTGCAACCTTTCTCGCCATTTGAGGGTCTATTCTTCGTTGGCCACAGCGGTGTCTCCGCCTGGGCTTACAACACGACTGAGGGGATCGTCCTGATCGATACCCTCGACAACGAGGATGAGATTAAGGCAATCCTATTGCCCGGACTGCAATCCTTCGGACTCAATGGGAGTGAAATCAAACACGTGATTATCACGCACGAGCACGCCGATCACTACGGGGGCGCAAAATATCTACAAGATACGTTCAAGCCCGCCGTGTACGCTTCAGAGTTGGCCTGGAAAAGCATGGCTGCAATGGGAAAGAATGCCACCCCGCCAGTTCCCACAAAAGACAGAATATTGGCGGATGGAGATAATCTCAGCGTTGGAGGAGTGGACTTCCATATCGTTCTCACGCCAGGACATACCCCTGGGTGTTTATCGCTGATTTTTCCCGTCTCTGATCAAGGCAGACAGCACATGGCTGGGCTATCTGGTGGCACGGGTACGCCAGCAGACGCAGCATCTCGGGAACAAAAGATCCGATCTCAGTATAAGTTCGCAGATATCTGCCAAGGCAGAGGGGTTGACGTCCTTCTTTCCAATCACCAAGTCGCCGATCACGCTCTGTTCCATGCTGATATACTGGCGCATCGCACCCAGCGTACCCCGAATCCATTCATTATCGGTGTGGATAATTTCGATAAGTATATGAAGATTAACGCCATTTGTAGTAAGGTAATTGCAGCGCGCGAGGGACAGGATTTACAGGTTTAA